TGACTAGACTGCCAACACCTACCCCAAAGCCATCCTCAAAGAAAAAGGCCCGGATGGCGTCGTACCACAAGAAGGCCACCACCGGCACCGAGAGATACCAGAAGTAGCGGTGCAGGTTGTTGAGCACAAAGGGGAAAGCCCGTTCGCCTTTGTATGCTTTGCGCAGCTCGGGTACGGCGCAAGCTGGAGGATCCCAGAAGAAGGCCCGGTAGTAGGCTTTGCGGTAGTAGTAGCAAGTGGCGCGGAAGCCCAGGGGGATCCACAGTACCAGGAAGGCCGGCGAGATGGCCATCCAGTCCAGGTCTTTGGCGTGAACTCCGGGAATGGGTATGGAGTAGAACGGCGATAGGTAGGGCCCGAACTCATAGTGCTGACGGTTCAAGGCCACCCAAAAAGCGTATACCCCAAACAAGCCCAGGCTCAGCACCGTGAAAAGGGGCTCGATCCACCAGGCGTCCTGCCGATCGTATTGCCGAGATTCTGTACCTGAAACAGGTTTCGTGCTCATTTCCCCTAAACTATACTTGTTTGTGTGCAAGTGTGGAAACCTCGACAGGCCACATTGACCCTGGAACAGCACTGGTGTAATTAATAACATTTATTCCAATCTATACAGGGCCAACCTGCCCGGTAGCCTGTTGGAGGCAGGGTTTGTGGCCCAACGATTGACACACCGGGCCTTCGACCCCATAATTGTTGGCTGTTAAGACGACCCTTGGGTGGCCGTCTAACAAAGAGCTGCGGACAAGGCAAAAGGCAGGGCCTGCTGCTTGAAAGCCGCAAGCTTCTGGAGGATACGAGGTTGGAACTGTTCGGTTTTGGCCCGCACCTGATGATTGACGGCTACCACGCAAACGCTGAGAAACTCGCCGACTTTGAGCTTATTCGGCAGGTGCTGGATCAGCTTCCTGAAGAGATGGAGATGACCAAGGTGCTGCCGCCGGTGGTGCAGCGGTACCCGGCTTTGCCAGGCCACGCGGAAGGAATTACCGGGGTGGTGATTATCGCCGAAAGCCACATCGCTATACACACCTTCCCCAGCGAGCGCTTCATAAGCGTAGACATCTTTTCCTGCAAGGAATTTGACCTTGGGAAGGCCCTCAAGCGCGTGGTGGAGCACTTCGAGATTGGCCGCTACGAGACCTACCTCATCAACCGGGGCAAGGAATATCCCAAGGATATCGAGCTGGCCCGGCGAATTGCAGCAGGGGAGCGGGAGTACGTCGAAGCCCGTATTGGATAGCTGCAGATTTCCAGAGTGGGTAAGCTAAGGCCGGGAGGATTCC
This genomic window from Meiothermus cerbereus DSM 11376 contains:
- the speD gene encoding adenosylmethionine decarboxylase, which translates into the protein MELFGFGPHLMIDGYHANAEKLADFELIRQVLDQLPEEMEMTKVLPPVVQRYPALPGHAEGITGVVIIAESHIAIHTFPSERFISVDIFSCKEFDLGKALKRVVEHFEIGRYETYLINRGKEYPKDIELARRIAAGEREYVEARIG